A genome region from Anopheles stephensi strain Indian chromosome 2, UCI_ANSTEP_V1.0, whole genome shotgun sequence includes the following:
- the LOC118503319 gene encoding putative eggshell protein, producing the protein MKKVFLFGLLALVLLVTVVSGDGKKKESSFEESGGSEHGGDHHSKKGDKGDKGYEKKHGLEKSEKGSKGKEDHESHYGEEGGHKKESHDEGDHYKKHHEEKKGAKHGKKGHKKGHKKGSKTTGYHHKSHKDDYHKEHKFYDDHHKEGHHKKFGDFNEFHKKNGGDHKKGDHHESAHKEDKYAKKGHADKGHFDDEHKGWKHKHGHESHFSHKDDFGKKGGKSGGSEHGYKKGDKKGH; encoded by the coding sequence ATGAAGAAAGTTTTCTTATTCGGCCTCCTTGCGCTGGTACTGCTGGTGACGGTGGTCAGCGgtgatggaaagaaaaaggaaagttcGTTCGAGGAAAGCGGAGGCAGTGAGCACGGCGGTGATCATCACTCGAAAAAAGGCGACAAAGGCGATAAGGGGTACGAGAAGAAGCATGGTCTAGAGAAGTCGGAGAAGGGCAGCAAGGGAAAGGAGGATCACGAGTCGCACTACGGCGAGGAAGGTGGCCACAAGAAGGAAAGCCACGACGAGGGCGACCATTACAAGAAGCATCACGAGGAGAAGAAGGGCGCGAAGCACGGCAAGAAGGGCCACAAGAAGGGCCACAAGAAGGGCTCGAAGACGACCGGGTACCATCACAAGTCGCACAAGGATGACTACCACAAGGAGCACAAGTTCTACGACGATCATCACAAGGAGGGCCACCACAAGAAGTTTGGCGATTTCAACGAGTTCCACAAGAAGAACGGGGGCGATCATAAGAAGGGCGATCACCACGAGTCGGCCCACAAGGAGGATAAGTACGCGAAGAAGGGCCATGCGGACAAGGGCCACTTCGACGATGAGCACAAGGGCTGGAAGCACAAGCACGGCCACGAGTCGCACTTTTCGCACAAGGACGATTTCGGCAAGAAGGGCGGCAAATCGGGTGGTAGCGAGCATGGGTATAAGAAGGGCGATAAGAAGGGCCATTAG
- the LOC118503322 gene encoding uncharacterized protein LOC118503322 produces the protein MPVMKRRSTCVLLFLIVGCCGLFVAAKRDGETQNGPLLDRLLVRLRRQTGGVNYGFPTFPDFARQGQQGNFGQPGFGGGGLFSRSDFSDFMPDASQFKGNQVWTTKSCVYDEKGKEKCVERHGDKPKH, from the exons ATGCCAGTCATGAAGCGTCGTAGTACGTGCGTTTTGTTATTCTTAATTGTTGGTTGTTGCGGGTTGTTTGTTGCCGCGAAGCGTG ATGGCGAGACCCAGAACGGACCGCTGCTCGATAGGTTGTTGGTGCGCTTGCGAAGGCAAACGGGGGGAGTAAATTACGGGTTTCCCACGTTTCCCGACTTTGCAAGGCAGGGACAGCAGGGTAACTTTGGACAGCCGGGCTTTGGCGGTGGTGGATTGTTTTCACGCAGTGATTTTTCCGATTTTATGCCAG ATGCATCACAGTTCAAGGGAAACCAAGTGTGGACGACCAAGAGTTGCGTCTACGATGagaagggaaaggaaaagtgCGTAGAAAGGCACGGTGATAAGCCGAAACACTAG
- the LOC118503314 gene encoding serine--pyruvate aminotransferase, mitochondrial-like — protein MKFTPPPASLRNPLIIPEKIMMGPGPSNCSKRVLTAMTNTVLSNFHAELFRTMDEVKDGLRYIFQTENRATMCVSGSAHAGMEAMLSNLLEEGDRVLIAVNGIWAERAVEMSTRYGADVRTIEGPADRPFSLETLTRAIELHQPKCLFLTHGDSSSGLLQPLEGVGQVCHQHDCLLIVDAVASLCGVPFYMDKWEIDAVYTGAQKVLGAPPGITPISISPKALDVIRNRRTKSKVFYWDLLLLGNYWGCYDEPKRYHHTVASNLIFALREALAQIAEEGLETQIKRRTECAQILYDGLGKMGLEIFVKDPRHRLPTVTGIMIPKGVDWWKVSQHAMNHFSLEVQGGLGPTFGKAWRVGIMGECSTIQKIHFYLYVLKQSLQATHPDYVFEATNGFH, from the exons ATGAAGTTCACACCGCCTCCCGCATCGCTACGAAATCCTTTAATCATCCCGGAAAAGATAATGATGGGTCCTGGGCCGTCCAACTGCTCCAAGCGCGTGCTGACAGCGATGACCAACACCGTGCTGAGCAACTTCCATGCCGAACTGTTTCGCACGATGGACGAGGTCAAGGATGGGCTGCGATACATTTTCCAGACGGAAAATCGTGCCACCATGTGCGTTAGTGGTTCGGCGCACGCCGGCATGGAAGCTATGCTCAGCAATCTGCTCGAGGAAGGCGATCGTGTGCTGATCGCAGTGAATGGAATATGGGCCGAGCGAGCGGTCGAAATGTCTACGCGCTATGGGGCGGACGTGAGAACGATCGAGGGTCCGGCAGATCGTCCGTTTAGCCTGGAAACGCTGACCAGGGCGATCGAGCTTCATCAACCCAAGTGCCTGTTTCTGACGCACGGGGACTCTTCGAGTGGCCTGCTGCAACCGCTGGAAGGTGTCGGTCAGGTTTGCCACCAGCACGACTGCTTGCTTATCGTCGATGCCGTTGCATCGCTGTGCGGTGTACCGTTCTATATGGACAAATGGGAAATCGATGCCGTGTACACGGGGGCTCAAAAAGTGCTCGGAGCACCACCGGGAATTACTCCCATTTCTATTAGCCCCAAAGCGCT AGATGTTATTAGGAACCGTCGTACCAAGTCTAAAGTATTCTATTGGGATCTGTTGCTGTTGGGCAATTATTGGGGCTGCTATGACGAGCCTAAACG TTATCATCACACAGTTGCGTCTAATCTCATATTCGCTCTACGCGAAGCTTTAGCACAAATTGCGGAAGAAGGGCTGGAGACACAGATCAAACGTCGCACAGAATGTGCACAAATTCTTTACGATGGTCTAGGCAAGATGGGTCTCGAGATATTCGTCAAAGATCCTAGACACCGTTTGCCCACGGTGACCGGTATCATGATACCGAAGGGTGTTGATTGGTGGAAGGTATCGCAACACGCTATGAACCA TTTCTCGTTGGAAGTTCAGGGCGGACTTGGACCCACATTTGGAAAAGCCTGGCGTGTGGGTATTATGGGTGAATGTTCCACAATCCAAAAAATACACTTCTACCTCTACGTCCTCAAACAATCGCTTCAAGCAACACATCCCGATTATGTGTTTGAGGCAACCAATGGATTTCATTAG
- the LOC118503316 gene encoding translocating chain-associated membrane protein 1 has product MAIKAGMGRKSSNKNPPFFSHEFVIQNHADIVSCIAMIFVVGIMLQPTQSLASTFVALRHNVSGADPSQENPMGVQYLYTAGWKDACAVFFYTLICIIMHAILQEYVLDKISKKLHLSKFKLSRFNESGQLVVFYAMSFLWGLDLIVREQYIGNIQRMWEGYPDHPMIFLHKMFFIIQLAYYAHLLPELYFQKVKKDEQKPKIQHALAGLFIIETAYFLGFQRIALVLLTLHYFCEFVAHSFQLVDIVDKEGKFAKLRLVHNGLFILTRFATMVLSFLTLFYSIDNISQTKRVLMLSMVFGLQGYLFYDFISSVLRSKRESSTEERNAKVTVSTNKTEKPKKQKKKESDLPEADQNSAQSSPKATTTSTYNVRKTKVK; this is encoded by the exons ATGGCCATCAAAGCAGGAATGGGGAGGAAATCTTCCAACAAAAATCCTCCATTCTTCAGCCATGAGTTTGTCATCCAAAATCATGCGGACATTGTGTCGTGCATTGCGATGATCTTCGTCGTAGGAATAATGCTTCAG CCGACGCAATCCCTAGCTAGCACCTTCGTTGCCTTACGCCACAACGTATCCGGAGCAGATCCCAGCCAGGAAAACCCCATGGGCGTGCAGTACCTGTACACGGCCGGATGGAAAGATGCTTGTGCGGTGTTTTTCTACACGCTAATCTGTATCATCATGCACGCTATACTACAGGAGTATGTGTTGGAT AAAATATCGAAGAAGCTTCACCTGTCCAAGTTCAAACTGTCACGCTTCAATGAATCCGGTCAGCTGGTAGTTTTCTACGCAATGTCCTTCCTGTGGGGTTTGGATCTGATTGTGCGCGAACAGTACATCGGCAATATTCAGCGAATGTGGGAAGGATACCCCGATCATCCGATGATCTTCCTGCACAAGATGTTTTTCATTATCCAGCTGGCGTACTACGCGCACTTGCTGCCGGAACTGTACTTCCAAAAGGTGAAGAAAGACGAACAGAAGCCCAAGATTCAGCACGCTTTAGCTGGTCTGTTCATCATCGAAACTGCTTACTTCCTTGG ATTCCAACGTATCGCGCTCGTCCTTCTGACCCTGCACTATTTCTGTGAATTCGTTGCCCACAGCTTCCAGCTGGTGGACATTGTCGATAAGGAAGGAAAGTTCGCCAAAT tgcgTCTCGTACACAACGGACTGTTCATTCTTACCCGTTTTGCAACGATGGTTCTGTCGTTCCTCACGCTGTTCTACAGCATCGACAACATTTCCCAAACCAAGCGCGTCCTGATGCTGTCCATGGTGTTCGGATTGCAGGGCTACCTGTTTTACGACTTTATCTCCAGCGTACTCCGCTCCAAGCGGGAAAGCTCTACCGAGGAACGCAACGCAAAAGTAACGGTTAGCACAAATAAGACTGAAAAGccgaaaaagcagaagaagaaggaaagcgaTCTGCCCGAGGCCGATCAAAACTCTGCCCAATCGTCTCCCAAAGCGACGACCACCAGCACGTACAACGTCCGTAAGACGAAAGTAAAGTAA